A single genomic interval of Salinarchaeum sp. IM2453 harbors:
- a CDS encoding DUF3311 domain-containing protein: MSVNRMLVVWSIVGAILVGLAIPWFLWGVDQVVAGLPVWIWWHIVWMIVAAILFRIFVKRAWGIGVRCSGDQR; encoded by the coding sequence ATGTCTGTAAACCGAATGTTGGTCGTTTGGTCTATTGTTGGTGCCATTCTGGTCGGACTTGCCATTCCATGGTTTCTTTGGGGGGTTGATCAGGTAGTTGCTGGACTCCCAGTCTGGATTTGGTGGCACATCGTCTGGATGATTGTCGCTGCTATTTTATTTCGCATCTTCGTTAAGCGAGCTTGGGGAATTGGCGTCCGTTGTTCAGGTGATCAGCGATGA
- the meaB gene encoding methylmalonyl Co-A mutase-associated GTPase MeaB, whose amino-acid sequence MTETEALVPEILNGSHRALAEAITTIENRSSGYRKLVSNLHPHTGNADIIGITGSPGAGKSTLVDKMAEMYREQGQTVGVIAVDPSSPFSGGAVLGDRIRMNSTVGDMDVFFRSMSARGALGGLSTATTDAVKALDAFGKDKIIIETVGAGQNEIDVVKTADTVAVLVPPASGDDIQMLKAGILEIADIFVVNKADLDGADKTVKELQEMIHMQEDAPAAGHHGVDAFNDGAVAMDTSENDWKPPVVETVAKSGKGVDTFLSELDDRTQWLEDTGEGQAQERKRYAAEIQRLIREDVAALVEDQIEKSGGIEQKVDAVMERQTDPYSVADDLLDAIKGQSS is encoded by the coding sequence ATGACCGAAACTGAAGCGCTGGTACCTGAAATACTTAATGGGAGCCACAGGGCATTAGCTGAAGCAATCACGACGATTGAAAATCGGTCCTCTGGCTATCGGAAATTAGTATCAAATCTCCATCCACACACGGGGAACGCAGACATTATCGGCATTACAGGATCACCTGGAGCTGGAAAATCAACACTTGTCGACAAGATGGCCGAAATGTACCGTGAACAAGGACAAACAGTAGGTGTTATTGCTGTTGATCCATCGTCTCCTTTTTCCGGTGGAGCAGTACTTGGAGACCGCATTCGGATGAACTCAACGGTCGGTGATATGGATGTTTTCTTCCGTTCTATGTCTGCAAGAGGAGCACTTGGTGGTCTTTCAACAGCCACAACCGATGCCGTCAAAGCATTAGATGCGTTCGGGAAAGACAAAATCATCATCGAGACAGTGGGAGCTGGACAAAATGAAATAGATGTCGTCAAAACCGCAGATACAGTTGCAGTCCTTGTTCCGCCAGCATCTGGTGATGATATTCAGATGCTGAAAGCAGGTATTTTGGAAATCGCTGATATCTTTGTCGTCAACAAGGCAGATCTCGATGGAGCGGATAAAACAGTGAAAGAACTACAAGAAATGATTCACATGCAGGAAGACGCGCCAGCCGCTGGTCATCATGGAGTTGATGCATTTAATGACGGTGCTGTTGCAATGGACACCTCTGAGAATGACTGGAAACCTCCTGTTGTAGAGACTGTCGCAAAATCTGGTAAAGGTGTAGATACGTTTCTATCAGAGCTAGACGACCGTACACAGTGGCTTGAAGACACCGGAGAGGGGCAAGCACAAGAGCGAAAACGATACGCTGCGGAGATTCAACGACTTATCCGGGAAGACGTCGCAGCATTGGTTGAGGATCAAATTGAGAAATCTGGTGGGATAGAACAGAAAGTTGATGCAGTAATGGAACGGCAAACTGATCCATATTCTGTTGCTGATGACCTGCTTGATGCAATTAAAGGACAGTCATCTTGA
- a CDS encoding Zn-ribbon domain-containing OB-fold protein, which translates to MSNEEISEIQEFFSAIENDEPYYLSGTETHGMVPPRYVDPASGNKEISREPMPNAGKLLTYSEVHVAPSPLEHVSPYTVAIAEFGSVRITGQLRGFETDPEIGQQVKIGIERLEKLEYPLVVFTPK; encoded by the coding sequence ATGAGTAACGAAGAAATCTCTGAAATCCAGGAATTTTTCAGTGCAATTGAGAACGACGAGCCGTACTATCTGTCTGGAACTGAGACTCACGGGATGGTTCCTCCAAGGTACGTGGATCCTGCTTCTGGTAATAAGGAGATCTCACGAGAACCAATGCCAAATGCAGGTAAATTGCTAACCTATTCAGAAGTTCATGTTGCACCATCTCCATTGGAACATGTGTCGCCTTATACGGTTGCAATTGCAGAATTTGGTTCGGTGCGAATCACAGGTCAGCTCCGTGGTTTTGAGACAGACCCAGAAATCGGTCAGCAAGTAAAAATTGGAATTGAACGTCTTGAAAAGCTAGAGTATCCACTTGTTGTATTTACTCCCAAATAA
- a CDS encoding acyl-CoA dehydrogenase family protein — translation MELTEEQQMVRDMVRQFVDDEVVEAARTAEKEKTFPEDIWDELAELDLTGLTTPKEYGGFDADMLTYSLVNEELARGHLALATALSVHCMVTSCIRQFGSESQRDRWLPNMRDGRPVGAFALSEPDAGSNPAEMTTEAVRDGNEFVINGTKQWITNGERADVVILFAKTDSNDPDTVTQFLVPKDTDGVNVGKHEEKMGMKASDTTTLKFDNARIPAENQLTDVGRGLKAAFSILNGGRVAIASQAVGVAQAALDDAIEYANDREQFGTEIINHQAIGQKLADMQTDVQAARLLTYDAAKKNENSVDAMAASMAKYFASETAVNVADDAVQVHGGYGYAKDFDVERYYRDAKITTIYEGTSEIQKKIIARHLKE, via the coding sequence ATGGAACTAACCGAGGAACAACAGATGGTTAGAGACATGGTTCGGCAATTTGTTGACGATGAAGTTGTTGAGGCAGCACGGACTGCTGAGAAAGAAAAAACCTTTCCGGAGGATATCTGGGATGAGCTAGCCGAGCTGGACTTGACTGGATTGACCACTCCAAAAGAGTACGGTGGATTTGATGCTGATATGCTAACGTACAGCCTCGTGAATGAAGAATTAGCGAGAGGACACTTAGCGTTAGCTACAGCGCTTTCCGTTCACTGTATGGTAACGTCGTGTATTCGTCAGTTTGGTTCAGAAAGTCAGCGTGATCGATGGCTGCCAAATATGAGGGACGGACGCCCTGTTGGAGCGTTTGCACTCTCTGAGCCTGATGCTGGCTCCAATCCTGCAGAAATGACAACTGAAGCAGTCCGTGATGGCAACGAGTTTGTCATCAACGGGACAAAACAATGGATTACGAACGGTGAACGAGCGGATGTTGTTATTTTGTTTGCTAAAACAGACTCTAATGACCCAGACACTGTGACACAATTCTTGGTCCCGAAAGATACAGATGGAGTCAATGTTGGGAAACACGAAGAAAAGATGGGAATGAAAGCCAGCGATACGACAACACTGAAGTTTGATAACGCTCGCATCCCAGCCGAGAATCAGCTTACCGATGTTGGAAGGGGGCTCAAGGCTGCATTTTCCATCCTTAATGGTGGGCGAGTAGCCATCGCAAGTCAAGCAGTCGGTGTTGCTCAGGCGGCTCTTGATGATGCTATTGAGTATGCAAATGACCGAGAACAATTTGGTACCGAGATTATTAATCATCAAGCGATTGGTCAAAAATTGGCTGATATGCAAACTGACGTGCAAGCAGCACGACTTCTAACCTATGATGCGGCTAAGAAGAATGAAAATAGTGTAGATGCGATGGCGGCAAGTATGGCCAAATATTTTGCAAGTGAAACTGCCGTCAACGTTGCAGATGACGCTGTGCAAGTCCATGGTGGGTACGGATATGCAAAGGACTTTGATGTTGAGCGATATTATCGAGATGCTAAGATTACAACAATTTACGAGGGAACATCAGAAATACAGAAAAAGATAATCGCCCGCCACCTAAAAGAATAA
- a CDS encoding nitroreductase family protein has product MDFTELVQTRRSVHEYSDQSIEEDTLQRIFKRTTLAPSGYNLQPWEFVALREEESKERLKEVAYNQDHVVEADTSVIVLGSTDLTRHSEAVFEDWLAKGYLPNNDVKESLINNVEKMNTMSKADKRTWTTRSTALAAMTLMFAAWDEGIASCPMEGFDSEALVETFDIPDEYEPVMLITLGYPAADTSDIENERKGRRPVDDVVHYESFDPSSETTLLDPSADN; this is encoded by the coding sequence ATGGACTTTACTGAACTTGTTCAGACAAGAAGATCCGTTCACGAATATAGTGACCAGTCAATTGAGGAAGACACACTACAGCGTATTTTCAAAAGGACAACACTTGCACCATCAGGATACAATCTACAGCCTTGGGAATTTGTTGCGCTACGCGAGGAAGAATCAAAGGAGAGGCTGAAAGAGGTCGCCTATAATCAAGATCATGTCGTTGAAGCAGACACCTCAGTAATTGTTCTTGGTTCTACCGATTTGACCCGACACTCAGAAGCAGTCTTTGAGGACTGGTTGGCGAAAGGCTACCTTCCCAATAATGATGTCAAAGAATCACTAATCAACAATGTTGAGAAGATGAACACAATGTCCAAAGCAGATAAGCGAACTTGGACCACCCGGTCGACCGCACTTGCTGCAATGACGCTTATGTTTGCTGCTTGGGATGAAGGCATTGCAAGTTGTCCGATGGAAGGTTTTGACTCGGAAGCTCTTGTTGAAACGTTTGATATCCCAGATGAGTATGAACCGGTTATGCTGATTACACTTGGATACCCAGCGGCTGATACCTCTGATATAGAAAACGAGCGCAAAGGCCGACGGCCAGTTGATGACGTTGTTCACTACGAATCATTTGATCCATCGTCCGAAACAACACTTTTGGACCCGTCTGCAGATAATTAG
- a CDS encoding 3-hydroxyacyl-CoA dehydrogenase family protein: MSYTVESIDSVGVVGAGTMGSGIAQVAASSGYNVVMRDIEQELIEEGFSNINQNLQRFVEKDQLSETEKEQIIGRIDGTTDLEDLEDIDLVIEAAVEDLEIKQSIFTELSELTDDTTVLATNTSTLSITSIASATDSPERVVGIHFMNPVPIMDGVEIVVGEKTPDEVVNLAHQFAEDLDKQTWESDDKPGFITNRILMPWINEGIRAYDEGVGTKEDIDKGMRLGTNVPMGPLELADHIGLDICLHASQTLYEELGDRYKPAYLLKRKVEANELGKKTGKGFYTYE, from the coding sequence ATGTCATACACCGTCGAATCAATCGACAGTGTGGGAGTCGTCGGAGCGGGAACGATGGGAAGTGGTATTGCACAGGTTGCCGCAAGTTCTGGTTACAATGTCGTAATGCGCGACATTGAGCAGGAACTCATTGAAGAGGGGTTCTCAAACATCAATCAGAACCTTCAGCGGTTCGTTGAGAAGGATCAGCTTTCTGAGACAGAAAAAGAGCAGATCATCGGCCGAATAGATGGAACGACGGATCTCGAGGATCTTGAGGATATAGATTTAGTCATCGAAGCAGCTGTTGAGGACTTGGAAATTAAACAGAGTATTTTTACTGAGCTGTCGGAATTAACTGATGATACCACTGTACTGGCAACAAACACAAGTACGCTCTCAATCACCTCGATTGCCAGTGCTACTGACAGCCCTGAACGTGTTGTCGGGATCCACTTTATGAATCCTGTTCCGATTATGGATGGAGTAGAGATTGTAGTTGGTGAAAAAACGCCGGACGAAGTGGTTAATCTTGCTCATCAATTTGCTGAAGACCTAGACAAACAGACATGGGAGTCCGATGATAAGCCTGGATTTATCACAAACCGAATTTTAATGCCTTGGATTAATGAAGGTATTAGAGCCTACGATGAAGGGGTCGGAACGAAAGAGGATATCGATAAAGGCATGCGGCTCGGTACTAACGTTCCAATGGGGCCACTTGAGCTAGCTGATCATATTGGGTTAGATATCTGCCTACATGCTAGTCAGACGCTTTATGAGGAACTTGGAGACCGGTACAAGCCTGCTTATCTACTAAAGCGAAAAGTCGAGGCGAATGAGCTCGGGAAGAAAACAGGAAAAGGATTCTACACATATGAGTAA
- a CDS encoding cobalamin B12-binding domain-containing protein: MSVETQERIRCLVAKVGLDGHDRGAHVIARAFRDAGFEVIYSGLHNAPEDIVQAAVQEDVDVLGISILSGAHNELVPEIVDGLKEYDAFESTLILVGGIIPDDDQEYLYDQGVDGIFGPGTPVEETIEFIEENVPEK; encoded by the coding sequence ATGAGCGTTGAAACGCAAGAAAGGATCCGCTGTCTGGTCGCAAAGGTTGGCCTTGATGGTCATGATCGAGGGGCACATGTGATCGCTCGAGCATTTAGGGATGCTGGGTTTGAAGTGATTTATTCTGGTCTACATAATGCCCCGGAAGACATCGTACAGGCTGCTGTTCAAGAAGATGTTGATGTCCTTGGTATCTCTATTCTCTCAGGAGCACACAATGAACTTGTTCCAGAGATTGTTGATGGATTAAAAGAGTATGACGCATTTGAAAGTACACTAATTCTCGTTGGTGGAATTATCCCAGACGACGATCAAGAATATCTATATGACCAAGGTGTTGATGGGATATTCGGGCCAGGGACTCCAGTTGAAGAGACGATCGAGTTTATTGAGGAGAACGTTCCGGAAAAATGA
- a CDS encoding thiolase domain-containing protein produces the protein MENVRIAGVGMTKFGEWSAKRTRELFAQAATEAIQDAELEQKDIDHVFYGNFIGEIAENQGHQGPLVADAAGVDAPATRVESACASGGLAVRHGITQIQSGQADVVLVGGAERMNTLSTSETTDALAAAADAVWESNMGVTFPGAYALMANRYFHEFGGSREDLAHIAVKNHKNAINNDLAHFQREIDINDVLNAPVVSSPFSVYDCSPISDGAAAAVLVSEEYAEKTGIDAPIAITGTGQGGDKYTLTDRETMTWTQAANEASQSAYQEANITSDDIDLIEAHDCFTIAEVLALEALGIYERGEAIGAARRGETTADGELPVNLSGGLKAKGHPVGATGCAQITEMTKLLRGTHVNSPYVDDVEIGVTHNAGGTVASAVVHVLEVKE, from the coding sequence ATGGAGAACGTTCGCATCGCAGGCGTTGGTATGACCAAGTTTGGGGAATGGTCAGCGAAGCGTACCCGAGAATTGTTTGCACAAGCAGCAACAGAGGCGATACAGGACGCAGAACTGGAGCAGAAAGATATTGATCATGTGTTCTATGGGAATTTCATCGGGGAGATTGCAGAGAACCAAGGCCACCAAGGTCCACTAGTTGCCGACGCAGCAGGTGTGGATGCCCCTGCAACTCGAGTTGAAAGTGCCTGTGCATCTGGTGGCCTTGCCGTCAGGCATGGGATAACACAGATTCAATCTGGACAAGCAGATGTTGTATTAGTTGGCGGTGCAGAGCGTATGAACACACTGTCAACATCTGAGACGACAGATGCTCTTGCGGCGGCAGCAGATGCAGTTTGGGAGAGTAATATGGGCGTTACCTTCCCTGGGGCGTACGCTCTGATGGCTAATAGATATTTCCACGAGTTCGGCGGATCACGAGAAGACTTGGCACACATTGCAGTGAAAAATCACAAAAACGCGATTAATAATGATCTAGCGCATTTCCAGCGGGAAATTGATATTAACGATGTACTGAATGCCCCGGTGGTAAGCTCACCGTTTAGTGTATACGACTGCTCTCCGATTAGCGACGGAGCCGCTGCGGCTGTGTTGGTGTCCGAAGAGTATGCCGAAAAAACGGGGATAGACGCGCCAATTGCAATCACCGGGACTGGCCAAGGAGGTGACAAATATACATTAACTGATCGTGAGACAATGACATGGACACAAGCAGCGAATGAAGCTAGCCAAAGCGCGTATCAGGAAGCGAATATCACATCAGACGATATCGACTTGATTGAAGCACATGATTGTTTCACGATTGCTGAGGTCTTAGCCTTGGAAGCACTCGGAATTTATGAGCGTGGTGAAGCGATTGGTGCCGCTAGGCGTGGGGAAACAACTGCCGATGGAGAACTCCCAGTAAATCTGTCTGGCGGACTAAAAGCGAAAGGACATCCAGTCGGAGCAACTGGTTGCGCGCAAATTACTGAAATGACGAAACTTCTTCGAGGGACTCATGTAAATAGCCCCTACGTTGATGACGTCGAAATCGGGGTAACACATAATGCTGGAGGGACTGTAGCGAGTGCTGTTGTTCATGTATTGGAGGTGAAAGAATGA
- the uvsE gene encoding UV DNA damage repair endonuclease UvsE — MLGYAAMNRTLRDSDTPRRCNRDMRKSTWESKGLKYAGELAEQNFRDLLAILQWNYKHNINLYRCSSGLVPWNSQFDLNELPNYETIQEIAQQCGELIKSEDMRLTFHPDHWCKLASESEDTVRRSVRSVVCHGQWLDLMELDRSPRYAINVHIGAHYGNKEATADRFCEVINDLPPEAKSRIVVENDDKESLWSIQELVNQVSDRTGIPVTFDYHHHKFTDRGLTYREAFEMAVSTWGNHRPIAHYSETSRLHGDSDARPQDHSEYVSDLPDWLRKRADVIIESHQKEQSVLRYTPDKFV, encoded by the coding sequence ATGCTTGGGTATGCTGCGATGAATCGCACACTTCGTGACTCTGATACCCCACGCCGATGCAATCGGGACATGCGTAAATCCACATGGGAGTCAAAGGGTCTCAAATATGCTGGGGAGCTAGCTGAACAGAATTTTCGAGATCTATTAGCGATTTTACAATGGAATTATAAGCATAATATTAATTTATATCGATGTAGCTCAGGTCTGGTGCCATGGAACTCTCAGTTTGATCTTAATGAGTTGCCGAACTATGAGACAATTCAGGAAATCGCGCAGCAGTGCGGCGAGCTAATCAAGTCCGAGGATATGCGACTAACGTTCCATCCAGACCATTGGTGCAAATTGGCTAGCGAGTCCGAAGATACGGTCAGACGATCCGTTCGTTCTGTAGTGTGTCACGGCCAATGGCTTGACCTAATGGAATTAGATCGTTCACCCCGGTATGCGATTAACGTGCATATTGGTGCTCACTATGGCAATAAAGAAGCAACCGCAGACCGATTTTGTGAGGTGATCAATGATCTTCCGCCAGAAGCAAAAAGTCGAATTGTAGTTGAAAATGATGACAAGGAATCACTATGGAGTATTCAGGAGCTTGTAAATCAGGTCAGCGATCGTACTGGAATCCCAGTGACATTCGATTATCACCATCACAAATTTACTGACCGTGGTTTAACTTATCGTGAAGCGTTTGAGATGGCAGTATCGACTTGGGGAAATCACCGGCCAATTGCGCATTATTCTGAAACATCTCGGTTACACGGAGATTCTGACGCCAGGCCACAAGACCACTCAGAGTACGTGTCTGATCTTCCCGACTGGCTTCGAAAGCGAGCAGATGTTATAATTGAATCCCATCAAAAAGAGCAATCAGTACTACGATATACCCCAGATAAGTTCGTCTGA
- a CDS encoding acyl-CoA dehydrogenase family protein produces MDFQLTSEQRQIKEMVAEFVDEEIVPVADEIDHKDEFPWEIIDKLASLDLMGMPFPEEYGGANLDYHAYPEALLEISRGSGGIGTIVAAHISLAGNMINQFGSDGQKETYLTPLARGSDIGAFALSEPDAGSDVPSMETTAEKDSDGYCINGNKLWISNGSVADTVILFAKTDPEAGQNGISSFIVRPEEDNGFIVEGTEEKLGDKGCPTAELRFDDMWIPEERRLGDEGDGFVHALKTLNGGRITIAARSVGIARAALDASIDYSQQREQFGQEISGFQSIQHKIADMDTKVRGARLLMHDAADKKIRGDRFVKEAAQAKLYASEISREVANEGIQIHGGYGYTKDFPMERYYRDAKLNEIYEGTSEVLRNTIASELLAK; encoded by the coding sequence ATGGACTTTCAGCTGACTTCCGAGCAAAGGCAAATTAAGGAAATGGTAGCTGAGTTTGTCGATGAGGAGATTGTTCCGGTTGCTGATGAAATTGATCACAAAGATGAATTTCCATGGGAAATCATTGACAAACTTGCATCGTTGGACCTCATGGGGATGCCGTTTCCTGAAGAGTATGGTGGTGCTAATCTTGATTATCACGCCTACCCTGAAGCGTTGCTTGAAATCTCTCGAGGATCTGGTGGCATTGGCACAATTGTTGCGGCACATATCTCGCTTGCAGGGAACATGATTAATCAATTTGGCTCAGATGGGCAAAAAGAAACTTATTTAACACCGTTAGCGAGGGGAAGTGACATCGGTGCATTTGCGCTATCAGAACCCGATGCAGGGTCAGATGTCCCCTCGATGGAAACTACTGCTGAAAAAGACAGTGACGGCTACTGCATCAATGGTAACAAACTCTGGATTTCAAATGGATCGGTCGCCGACACGGTTATTTTGTTTGCAAAAACAGACCCAGAGGCAGGCCAAAATGGGATTTCGTCGTTCATTGTTCGACCAGAAGAGGACAACGGTTTTATCGTAGAAGGTACGGAGGAAAAGCTTGGTGACAAGGGTTGTCCGACTGCGGAGTTACGATTTGATGATATGTGGATTCCGGAGGAGAGGCGTCTTGGAGATGAAGGTGATGGATTTGTTCATGCACTAAAAACGTTGAATGGCGGACGTATTACGATTGCTGCCCGGTCAGTCGGGATCGCACGGGCAGCACTTGACGCTTCAATTGATTACAGTCAACAACGTGAGCAGTTCGGCCAAGAAATATCAGGGTTCCAATCTATTCAACATAAGATAGCCGACATGGACACAAAAGTGCGTGGTGCTAGACTATTGATGCATGACGCAGCAGATAAAAAGATTCGCGGCGATCGCTTCGTTAAGGAAGCAGCTCAAGCAAAACTGTATGCGTCAGAAATCTCTCGCGAAGTAGCTAACGAAGGGATTCAGATTCACGGAGGGTATGGATATACCAAGGACTTCCCAATGGAACGGTACTACCGCGATGCTAAACTCAACGAAATCTATGAGGGGACAAGTGAAGTACTGCGCAATACAATAGCAAGTGAACTGCTTGCAAAATAA